One window of Mesorhizobium sp. PAMC28654 genomic DNA carries:
- a CDS encoding ABC transporter ATP-binding protein: MLSVESVSKTFGGVQALRSASLSCEAGEILGLIGPNGAGKSTLVNAISGVLKPDTGSVRLAGKEITGHGPEYCARAGVSRTFQTIRLFKDLTVRQNVEVAHITCQAVRPDAARRIGVDQLLAQYQLDVFADVPAGTLSYGSQRRLEIARALALGPSLLLLDEPAAGLNEGESETLAVAIEGIRRDVGCATIVIDHDLRFINRLCDRLCVMDQGQVIASGQTEAVWRDPRVIEVYVGQSETS; encoded by the coding sequence ATGCTGTCGGTTGAGTCAGTCAGCAAGACCTTTGGCGGCGTGCAGGCTTTGCGCAGTGCTTCGCTGTCGTGCGAGGCCGGCGAGATCCTCGGCCTGATCGGCCCCAATGGCGCCGGAAAATCCACGCTGGTCAATGCCATCTCCGGCGTGCTCAAGCCCGACACCGGCAGCGTCCGGCTGGCAGGCAAGGAGATCACCGGTCATGGTCCCGAATACTGTGCGCGAGCCGGTGTCAGCCGCACATTCCAGACCATCCGGCTGTTCAAGGACCTGACCGTCCGGCAGAATGTCGAGGTCGCCCATATCACTTGCCAGGCGGTTCGCCCTGACGCCGCCAGGCGCATCGGCGTCGACCAGTTGCTTGCCCAGTATCAGCTGGACGTCTTTGCCGACGTGCCGGCTGGCACGCTGTCCTATGGCAGCCAGCGCCGGCTGGAAATTGCCCGCGCGCTGGCGCTCGGCCCATCGCTGCTGCTGCTCGACGAACCGGCGGCCGGGCTCAACGAGGGCGAGTCCGAGACGCTGGCCGTGGCGATCGAAGGCATTCGCCGCGATGTCGGCTGCGCCACCATCGTCATCGACCACGATCTGCGCTTCATCAACCGGCTTTGCGACCGGCTCTGCGTCATGGACCAGGGCCAGGTGATCGCCTCCGGGCAGACCGAGGCAGTATGGCGCGATCCACGCGTCATCGAGGTTTATGTCGGGCAGTCCGAGACATCGTGA